GCATACCGACCCCGAGTACGCCGACCCGGCGCGTTTCGGCAGTGCGCACCGGCAACGGCTTCCAGATGCGCTCGCGCTGCTGCAGCGCATAGTCGAACAGATCGCGATGAACGGCGAGCACGGCTTCGGTCACGTATTCGACCATGCCGTCGACAATTCCCGGCTCCATCATCCGTACGACGGGCAGATGCGCCGGCACACCTGTCAGGTCGAACTGGTCGACGCCAGCGGCCACCGAGAACACGATCTCGAGATTCGGTAGCGTTCGCGCGAGATCGTCCGGTTGCCAGGCGGCGAGGTAACGGATGGCGGCCGGATCGCCGACATCGGGCCAGATGCGGAACGGCAGTTCCGGTGCGAGCTGCGCGAAGCGCGCGGCCCATTGCGCGCCGCGAACCGGATCGGCTTTGTAGAGGAAAGTCATAGGCGAAGCGTGCCTACATCATGGCCTGGTTGATAATGCCGAACTGGCGGAAGTGTGCGTCCGGTGCGCGTTCGTGACGGCCTGGATCGTCATTGCGGACCATCTTCACCACCGTATCGACGCGCGGAATGCCGAGTCCGATGAGCCAGTCGTTGAGTCCGCTGCCAGCCGGCACGTCGATGCGTATGAACGCGCCTTCATTGAGCGCCAGCCAGTGGTGGATCAACGCCTTCGCGCGGCTCGAATCCGGGGAGTCGGCTGCGATCACCGGTCCGATCGCATATCCGCGCCCGAAGCGTCGGAACAGCGAGAAGCCGAGCAGTTCGCCGTCGCGATCGAGCGCAATGCCATCCGCGCTTTGCCTCAACGCGGTTAGCACGGCGTCCCGCTCGAGCCCGGTCGCACGCGAGGCCAGCGCGATCAGTCGCGGCGTGTCGTTGATGCCGAGCGGGCGCAGGCGTTCGCCGGCCGGCAGCGAGACGAGCGGCGGCTGGAACAC
The nucleotide sequence above comes from Paraburkholderia sp. SOS3. Encoded proteins:
- a CDS encoding GNAT family N-acetyltransferase codes for the protein MPRPSESGSLTYRRFTPDDIAAAHGLSTAVNWPHRPEDWRFAADAGSGFVAEQAGVAIGTALCWKFGADRATLGMVIVAPEHQGRGIGAKLMQLILEETGSRVTFLHATPAGQPLYEKLGFRACGALDQHQGAVFQPPLVSLPAGERLRPLGINDTPRLIALASRATGLERDAVLTALRQSADGIALDRDGELLGFSLFRRFGRGYAIGPVIAADSPDSSRAKALIHHWLALNEGAFIRIDVPAGSGLNDWLIGLGIPRVDTVVKMVRNDDPGRHERAPDAHFRQFGIINQAMM